AGTATCGAGCCTAACCGCTTTTTGTCGCTGCTATTTGGTATGAAGGCTCCGGGACTTGGCCGCTTGGAATTTACCATTGAAGATAAGGGGGATCACCGCGAAATCGACATTCGCGCCTGGTGGCACCCAGCAGGTTTCTCCGGCTTGCTCTACTGGTTTGCGATGATGCCCGCTCACCTCTTTATCTTCCGGGGGATGACCCATGCCTTAGTGGAACGCTGCCATGCAAAGGCACAGGAAGGGAAAACCGAGACGATATAATCAAACCTGTGGCTATAGCAAAGACAAAAACGGGAACCATTCGGTTCCCGTTTTCTCGTGTAAATCAAGCTGATTACTGCTGGGCTGGCAACTCAGGCAAATGCGTGCCGGCATTTCGTGGAAACAGCTTGTACTCGCCATGGTATTTCACTATCGATTTGTAATCTGTCACTTTGTACAGCAACAGACCTTGAGCATACGCCAGATCAATAAACTGACGGGTATCGCCACGAACAAACAGTGACAGCGGCTTAACCATTTCCCCGCTATCATCAAAGGCGGCAGCGTACTGGGCCGAGCAGACCACCAACGAGGCCTGGCCATCAGTATGGTGGGTCACCTTGCGGTTCACTTCATATTCAGTCGTCACCAGCCAATCATGCTCCTCCAGCAGCCCATAAAGAGCTTTGAGCTGAGAGTCATGCAGCGTGTGGGCATGTAGTGTACCCGTTACTTCGCCGTCTTGAGGGATCCCCTCGTAGCAGGATTTGATCTGTTCAAACTGGCTCTTGAGCTGAGCGTTCTTGCCCATACTGCGCGCCTGCTTCTGCCAATCAACCAGCGTTTTGGCAACCACATGATCATAACGCTGCTGCTTGATGACCTTAGTCACCCAGGCATTAAGATACAGCGTCTCGCTCACTGGGTTCTTCGGCGTCTTCCCGGCTTGCTGAGAATCCATCAGCTCTTGTAGCCCCTGCGAGACAACCTTATAAATTTCTTGATAAAACGTAGCCATCGATAACCTTTATGCTTCTCGTGAAAGGAACCAATAAAACAAAGCTGAAAGCACTGCACAGGCAGCCATTGTCAGTGCCATAGGCCACGGCGTGTTGTTGTGCATCAGGGCAACCAGTCCGCCAACCACGGTACCGGTACCAAAGCGCAAGGTTCCCGCCAGTGATGACGCCGTGCCCGCCATATGCGGATAGCGAGCAAGCAGACATGCCATGGTATTACTGCCGATAATTGAGATGGTTCCTACAAACAGCATGACAGGGATCACTACCCCCCACAAGCCCAAGCCGAGCAGCTGGCCACAAACCAAGCCAATACCGGCGATTAACTGTACAGTCAGGC
This Photobacterium gaetbulicola Gung47 DNA region includes the following protein-coding sequences:
- a CDS encoding hypothetical protein (COG4533); the protein is MATFYQEIYKVVSQGLQELMDSQQAGKTPKNPVSETLYLNAWVTKVIKQQRYDHVVAKTLVDWQKQARSMGKNAQLKSQFEQIKSCYEGIPQDGEVTGTLHAHTLHDSQLKALYGLLEEHDWLVTTEYEVNRKVTHHTDGQASLVVCSAQYAAAFDDSGEMVKPLSLFVRGDTRQFIDLAYAQGLLLYKVTDYKSIVKYHGEYKLFPRNAGTHLPELPAQQ